Proteins encoded within one genomic window of Camelina sativa cultivar DH55 chromosome 19, Cs, whole genome shotgun sequence:
- the LOC104768071 gene encoding uncharacterized protein LOC104768071: protein MDLHELDEIRLEAYDNSKIYKERTKAFHDKKIQHKDLKAGDKVLLFKSKLRLFPGKLKSRWSGPFKIKEVMPYGAMTLLGKNGTEFTVNGQRVKKYMANENTEVGASLYLTDIAPV from the coding sequence ATGGATCTCCACGAACTCGATGAAATTCGGTTAGAGGCTTATGATAATTCGAAGATCTACAAGGAGAGAACCAAAGCCTTTCATGATAAAAAGATCCAACATAAGGATTTAAAAGCTGGAGACAAAGTCCTTCTATTCAAATCAAAGCTTCGGCTATTCCCCGGGAAACTCAAGTCGAGATGGTCAGGACCCTTCAAAATTAAGGAGGTTATGCCTTATGGAGCAATGACTTTACTCGGGAAAAATGGGACCGAGTTTACCGTTAATGGGCAAAGAGTGAAGAAATACATGGCGAATGAGAACACAGAGGTGGGGGCATCTCTGTATCTCACCGATATCGCACCAGTCTGA
- the LOC109130884 gene encoding F-box protein At1g11270-like, giving the protein MVKILCDGMICLYSIHNPSYVVNPATGWYQSFPLCSYQQLHISLFDRKKVNFPSAKLGLGRDKVTGTYKPVWLYNSSVFGLDNATTCELFDFTTNAWSYVVPSSSYEINAYHKPVYLDGSLIGSPTVKNPRYYVSTFTPKLSK; this is encoded by the exons ATGGTGAAGATACT TTGCGACGGTATGATATGCCTCTACAGTATCCACAATCCGAGTTACGTGGTGAATCCCGCAACTGGATGGTATCAGAGTTTTCCTCTTTGCAGCTATCAACAGCTCCACATCTCTTTGTTCGATAGAAAAAAGGTCAACTTCCCAAGTGCTAAGCTTGGACTCGGTAGAGACAAAGTAACCGGCACGTACAAGCCGGTTTGGTTATATAACTCATCCGTATTTGGCCTAGATAATGCTACTACGTGTGAGCTTTTCGATTTTACCACCAATGCATGGAGTTACGttgtcccttcttcttcttatgagaTCAACGCTTACCATAAACCCGTGTATTTAGATGGGTCACTTATTGGTTCACCAACTGTGAAGAACCCAAGGTACTATGTTTCGACCTTCACACCGAAACTTTCCAAATAA